The Streptomyces sp. P9-A4 genome contains a region encoding:
- a CDS encoding Bcr/CflA family multidrug efflux MFS transporter has product MPESGQKTTQGHITERAGTLESGTATHGPATPVVTAARRTGLLVTLVLGGLTALPPLSMDMYLPALPEVTGALHAPAATVQLTLTACLTGMALGQLVVGPMSDKWGRRRPLLIGMIVYVLATAVCALAPTAELLIGFRLLQGLAGAAGIVIARAVVRDLYDGVEMARFFSTLMLISGVAPIVAPLIGGQILRFTDWRGVFYVLTVIGILLTLVVHRFLHETLPPERRHEGGVGQALRTMKGLLADRVFTGYTLTGGLAFAALFAYISASPYVIQEIYGASPQTFSLLFGVNSVGLVVVGQINGKLLVGRVSLDKALGWGLGVILLAALALTLMTTGVFGETGLVPVAAGLFVLMSAMGLTLPNTNAQALMRTPHAAGSASALLGTTSFLIGAVASPLVGIAGEHTAVPMAVVQLSCAVLAAVCFLTLCRPWQRTRGSAGPRATAA; this is encoded by the coding sequence ATGCCGGAGAGCGGCCAGAAAACAACACAAGGGCACATAACCGAAAGAGCCGGGACCCTTGAAAGTGGCACCGCCACCCATGGCCCCGCTACCCCCGTCGTCACCGCCGCCCGGCGGACGGGGCTGCTCGTCACCCTCGTCCTCGGCGGACTCACCGCCCTCCCGCCCCTCTCCATGGACATGTACCTGCCGGCGCTGCCGGAGGTCACCGGCGCGCTGCACGCCCCCGCCGCCACCGTCCAGCTCACCCTGACCGCCTGCCTCACCGGCATGGCCCTCGGGCAGCTCGTCGTCGGCCCCATGAGCGACAAGTGGGGCCGCCGCCGCCCGCTGCTCATCGGCATGATCGTGTACGTCCTCGCCACCGCCGTCTGCGCCCTCGCGCCCACCGCCGAACTCCTCATCGGCTTCCGGCTGCTCCAGGGCCTCGCGGGTGCCGCCGGCATCGTCATCGCCCGCGCCGTCGTCCGCGACCTCTACGACGGCGTCGAGATGGCCCGGTTCTTCTCCACCCTGATGCTGATCTCCGGCGTCGCCCCGATCGTCGCGCCCCTCATCGGCGGCCAGATCCTGCGGTTCACCGACTGGCGGGGCGTCTTCTACGTCCTCACCGTGATCGGCATCCTCCTCACCCTCGTCGTCCACCGCTTCCTCCACGAGACGCTGCCGCCCGAGCGGCGGCACGAGGGCGGCGTCGGCCAGGCCCTGCGCACCATGAAGGGCCTCCTCGCCGACCGGGTCTTCACCGGCTACACGCTGACCGGCGGGCTCGCCTTCGCCGCCCTCTTCGCGTACATCTCCGCCTCGCCGTACGTCATCCAGGAGATCTACGGCGCCTCGCCGCAGACCTTCAGCCTCCTCTTCGGCGTCAACTCCGTCGGGCTCGTCGTCGTCGGCCAGATCAACGGCAAGCTGCTCGTCGGACGCGTCAGCCTCGACAAGGCACTCGGCTGGGGCCTCGGCGTCATCCTGCTCGCCGCCCTCGCGCTGACCCTCATGACCACCGGCGTCTTCGGCGAGACCGGCCTCGTCCCCGTCGCCGCCGGACTCTTCGTCCTGATGTCCGCGATGGGGCTGACCCTGCCGAACACCAACGCCCAGGCCCTGATGCGCACCCCGCACGCCGCCGGCTCCGCCTCCGCGCTGCTCGGCACCACCTCCTTCCTGATCGGAGCCGTGGCCTCCCCGCTCGTCGGCATCGCGGGCGAGCACACCGCCGTCCCGATGGCCGTCGTCCAGCTGAGCTGCGCCGTCCTCGCCGCCGTCTGCTTCCTCACCCTGTGCCGCCCCTGGCAGCGCACCCGAGGGTCCGCCGGGCCGCGCGCCACGGCGGCCTAG
- a CDS encoding small ribosomal subunit Rsm22 family protein, whose amino-acid sequence MNASPSADTLRAALAGLLAGLPPRQAAQAVERLIANYRGTTPTDAPVLRDRSDVAAYAAYRMPATFEAVRGALGALREAAPDWEPRTHTDIGGGTGAASWAVAEAWEDEPPRTTVLDWAEPALALGRELAGSVLDAQWRRERIGAALRLDDTDLVTVSYVLKELTAADRTALVAEAARVARTVVIVEPGTPDGYERIIAARTLLVDAGFTVAAPCPHSGACPIEPGTDWCHFSARVSRSSLHRQVKGGSLPYEDEKYAYVAATRHPVTPVASRVTRRPQIRKGLVQLELCGPDGLARETVTKRHGPLYKRARDVAWGDAWPPEDED is encoded by the coding sequence GTGAACGCCTCCCCCTCCGCCGACACCCTGCGCGCCGCCCTCGCCGGGCTGCTCGCCGGGCTGCCGCCCCGCCAGGCCGCCCAGGCCGTCGAGCGACTGATCGCCAACTACCGGGGCACCACCCCGACGGACGCCCCCGTGCTGCGCGACCGCTCCGACGTCGCCGCGTACGCCGCGTACCGGATGCCGGCGACCTTCGAGGCGGTACGCGGAGCCCTCGGCGCCCTGCGCGAGGCCGCGCCCGACTGGGAGCCCCGTACCCACACCGACATCGGCGGCGGCACCGGCGCGGCGAGCTGGGCCGTCGCCGAGGCCTGGGAGGACGAGCCGCCCCGCACCACCGTCCTGGACTGGGCGGAGCCCGCGCTCGCGCTCGGCCGCGAACTGGCCGGGAGCGTCCTGGACGCGCAGTGGCGGCGCGAACGGATCGGCGCCGCCCTGCGCCTCGACGACACCGACCTCGTCACCGTCTCGTACGTGCTCAAGGAACTGACCGCCGCCGACCGGACGGCCCTCGTGGCCGAGGCCGCGCGGGTGGCGCGGACGGTCGTGATCGTCGAGCCCGGCACCCCCGACGGCTACGAGCGGATCATCGCCGCCCGCACGCTCCTCGTCGACGCCGGTTTCACCGTCGCCGCGCCCTGCCCGCACAGCGGGGCCTGCCCGATCGAACCGGGCACGGACTGGTGCCACTTCTCGGCCCGGGTGAGCCGGTCCTCGCTGCACCGCCAGGTGAAGGGCGGCTCGCTGCCGTACGAGGACGAGAAGTACGCCTACGTGGCGGCGACCAGGCACCCGGTGACGCCCGTGGCCTCCCGCGTCACCCGCAGGCCGCAGATCCGCAAGGGCCTGGTCCAGCTGGAACTCTGCGGCCCCGACGGCCTCGCCCGTGAGACGGTCACCAAGCGGCACGGACCCCTGTACAAGCGGGCCCGTGACGTGGCGTGGGGCGACGCGTGGCCGCCGGAGGACGAGGACTGA
- a CDS encoding TetR/AcrR family transcriptional regulator, with translation MPDTKAPDASRRSERSRSAIFAAALALVSENGYAKTTIEGIAARAGVGKQTIYRWWPSKAAVLLDAFLDLVTRANEAIRGNDAPGGEGDGEIPDTGDLAADLRYVLRATVDEMNDPTFDAPTRALAAEGIVDPELGARFTEALLEPQLQHYVRRIEAAQVAGDIDPDIDPRVALELLVGPLHHRWLHRTLPLTHAYADTLVDLALRGLAPRR, from the coding sequence ATGCCCGACACCAAGGCCCCCGACGCATCCCGCCGCAGCGAGCGCTCCCGCAGCGCCATCTTCGCCGCCGCCCTCGCCCTCGTCTCCGAGAACGGCTACGCGAAGACCACCATCGAGGGCATCGCCGCCCGCGCCGGTGTCGGCAAGCAGACCATCTACCGCTGGTGGCCCTCCAAGGCGGCCGTCCTCCTCGACGCCTTCCTCGACCTCGTCACGCGGGCCAACGAAGCCATTCGGGGGAACGACGCCCCCGGCGGGGAAGGGGACGGCGAGATCCCCGACACCGGAGACCTCGCCGCCGACCTCCGGTACGTCCTGCGCGCCACCGTCGACGAGATGAACGACCCCACCTTCGACGCCCCCACCCGTGCCCTCGCCGCCGAGGGCATCGTCGACCCCGAGCTGGGCGCCCGCTTCACCGAAGCCCTGCTCGAACCCCAGCTCCAGCACTACGTCCGCCGCATCGAGGCCGCCCAGGTCGCCGGTGACATCGACCCGGACATCGACCCGCGCGTCGCCCTGGAGCTCCTCGTCGGCCCGCTCCACCACCGCTGGCTCCACCGCACCCTGCCCCTCACCCACGCCTACGCCGACACCCTCGTCGACCTCGCCCTGCGCGGCCTCGCCCCCAGGCGCTGA
- a CDS encoding bifunctional DNA primase/polymerase yields the protein MGDGIGRYRGTESKLAQWLRRRPKRTAADDENDREKLLLAVAAAGLPLAPAAYPVGYSCSCERIGCPTPARHPVSFAWQTQSTTDRAQIERWARNEPEANFITATGMVHDVLDVPLAAGRAALERLLAEGVEVGPVAESADIDTVGGRMLFFTATRGTPEDEDEWWPCELDCHPETMDEHPGLRWHCRGSYVLVPPARLPGDEGDRPVVAWLRGPEHPLPDPLNLLETLQDACARHAAEREADGDGEHTAHEIAWPLTR from the coding sequence ATGGGCGACGGCATCGGCCGCTACCGCGGCACGGAGAGCAAACTCGCACAGTGGCTGCGCAGGCGCCCGAAACGCACCGCGGCCGACGACGAGAACGACCGCGAGAAGCTGCTCCTGGCCGTCGCCGCCGCAGGGCTGCCCCTGGCCCCCGCCGCGTACCCCGTCGGCTACAGCTGTTCCTGTGAGCGGATCGGCTGTCCCACCCCCGCCCGGCACCCCGTCTCCTTCGCCTGGCAGACGCAGTCGACCACCGACCGCGCGCAGATCGAGCGCTGGGCGCGCAACGAGCCCGAGGCGAACTTCATCACCGCCACCGGCATGGTCCACGACGTCCTCGACGTACCGCTCGCCGCGGGCCGGGCCGCCCTGGAGCGGCTCCTCGCCGAGGGCGTGGAGGTCGGTCCGGTCGCCGAGTCGGCCGACATCGACACCGTCGGCGGGCGCATGCTCTTCTTCACCGCCACCCGGGGCACCCCCGAGGACGAGGACGAGTGGTGGCCGTGTGAGCTGGACTGCCACCCGGAGACGATGGACGAGCACCCGGGGCTCCGCTGGCACTGCCGCGGCAGCTATGTGCTCGTACCCCCGGCCAGGCTCCCCGGCGACGAGGGCGACCGTCCGGTCGTCGCCTGGCTCCGCGGCCCCGAGCACCCGCTGCCCGACCCGCTGAACCTCCTGGAGACCCTCCAGGACGCCTGCGCCCGCCACGCGGCGGAACGCGAGGCGGACGGGGACGGAGAGCACACGGCCCACGAGATCGCGTGGCCGCTGACCCGGTGA
- the ddaH gene encoding dimethylargininase has translation MRTTPRTPSPRRYLMCPPAHFTVTYSINPWMDPTKPVDLPLALAQWEDLRDRYRALGHTVELLVPDPALPDMVFAANGATVVDGRVLGAKFAHPERAAEADAHLSWFRGNGWAEDAVRAPEHVNEGEGDFAVTASWILAGRGFRSSPLSHDEAQEFFGRPVIGLELVDPRYYHLDTALCVLDDAADEIMYYPDAFSPGSRAVLARLFPDALIATDTDAAALGLNAVSDGRHVLLPQAAVGLFEPLRGRGFEPVGMDLGELLKGGGSVKCCTQELRPPAVS, from the coding sequence TTGCGCACCACTCCGCGCACGCCCTCGCCCCGCCGCTACCTGATGTGCCCACCCGCGCACTTCACGGTGACGTACTCCATCAACCCCTGGATGGACCCGACGAAACCGGTCGACCTGCCGCTGGCCCTCGCCCAGTGGGAGGACCTGCGCGACCGCTACCGCGCGCTCGGCCACACCGTGGAACTGCTCGTCCCCGACCCCGCGCTGCCGGACATGGTCTTCGCGGCGAACGGCGCCACCGTCGTCGACGGCCGGGTCCTCGGCGCGAAGTTCGCCCACCCGGAGCGCGCGGCGGAGGCCGACGCGCACCTGTCCTGGTTCCGCGGAAACGGTTGGGCGGAGGACGCCGTACGGGCCCCGGAGCATGTGAACGAGGGCGAGGGCGACTTCGCCGTCACCGCCTCCTGGATCCTCGCCGGGCGCGGCTTCCGGTCCAGCCCGCTCTCCCACGACGAGGCGCAGGAGTTCTTCGGCCGCCCGGTGATCGGCCTCGAACTGGTCGACCCGCGCTACTACCACCTGGACACGGCGCTCTGCGTCCTGGACGACGCGGCCGACGAGATCATGTACTACCCGGACGCCTTCTCCCCCGGCAGCCGCGCGGTGCTCGCCCGGCTCTTCCCGGACGCCCTGATCGCGACGGACACGGACGCGGCGGCCCTCGGGCTCAACGCGGTGAGCGACGGCCGCCACGTGCTGCTGCCGCAGGCGGCGGTGGGCCTCTTCGAGCCCCTGCGCGGCCGGGGCTTCGAACCCGTCGGCATGGACCTGGGCGAACTCCTCAAGGGCGGCGGCAGCGTGAAGTGCTGCACCCAGGAGCTACGGCCCCCGGCGGTGTCCTGA
- the efeO gene encoding iron uptake system protein EfeO: MRAVRLSVVTAAATAATLAAVTGCAEKSDAKADDGTITVIAKDDSCEVSKKEFPAGHVKLAVENRGSKITEVYVLYPDDRIVTERENIGPGVKATLTAEIKAGDYAIACKPGMQGEGIRQQVKATGKGAATAKRSPEMDAAVASYRQYVQAQADATLPKVKVFTDAVRAGDVEAAKKAYAESRIGWERTEPVAESFGDIDPKVDVREDGLEDGQDPAKDWTGWHRLEKALWHDKKIGAREKQLADLLDKDLADWVKRVGKAEITPTSMANGAKELLDEVASGKVTGEEERYSHTDLVDFKANVEGAQKSFDLLKPVATKNDPKLVADLDKQFAALNTLLDKYRTDKTSYVFTSYEKVGKPERKELSDGVNALAEPLSKLAAAVVK, translated from the coding sequence ATGCGAGCCGTCCGTCTGTCCGTCGTCACCGCCGCCGCGACCGCGGCGACTCTGGCCGCCGTCACGGGCTGCGCCGAGAAGAGCGACGCCAAGGCGGACGACGGCACGATCACCGTCATCGCCAAGGACGACTCCTGCGAGGTCTCGAAGAAGGAGTTCCCGGCCGGCCACGTCAAGCTGGCCGTCGAGAACCGCGGCTCCAAGATCACCGAGGTCTACGTCCTCTACCCGGACGACCGGATCGTCACCGAGCGCGAGAACATCGGCCCCGGCGTCAAGGCCACGCTCACCGCCGAGATCAAGGCCGGCGACTACGCCATCGCCTGCAAGCCCGGCATGCAGGGCGAGGGCATCCGCCAGCAGGTCAAGGCCACCGGCAAGGGCGCCGCCACCGCCAAGCGCTCCCCCGAGATGGACGCCGCCGTCGCCTCCTACCGCCAGTACGTCCAGGCGCAGGCCGACGCGACCCTGCCCAAGGTGAAGGTCTTCACCGACGCCGTCCGCGCCGGTGACGTCGAGGCCGCGAAGAAGGCCTACGCCGAGTCCCGCATCGGCTGGGAGCGCACCGAGCCCGTCGCCGAGTCCTTCGGCGACATCGACCCCAAGGTCGACGTCCGCGAGGACGGCCTGGAGGACGGCCAGGACCCGGCCAAGGACTGGACCGGCTGGCACCGTCTGGAGAAGGCGCTCTGGCACGACAAGAAGATCGGCGCCCGTGAGAAGCAGCTCGCCGACCTCCTCGACAAGGACCTCGCGGACTGGGTGAAGCGGGTCGGCAAGGCCGAGATCACCCCGACCTCCATGGCCAACGGCGCCAAGGAACTCCTGGACGAGGTCGCCAGCGGCAAGGTCACCGGCGAGGAGGAGCGCTACTCGCACACCGACCTCGTCGACTTCAAGGCGAACGTCGAGGGCGCCCAGAAGTCCTTCGACCTGCTCAAGCCGGTCGCCACCAAGAACGACCCGAAGCTCGTCGCCGACCTGGACAAGCAGTTCGCCGCGCTGAACACGCTGCTCGACAAGTACCGCACGGACAAGACCTCCTACGTCTTCACCTCGTACGAGAAGGTCGGCAAGCCCGAGCGCAAGGAGCTGTCGGACGGCGTCAACGCCCTGGCCGAGCCGCTCTCCAAGCTCGCCGCCGCCGTCGTCAAGTAG
- a CDS encoding TetR family transcriptional regulator encodes MAAPSPSSTPTPTSADDRSLPLRERKKLRTRQALAAAALRMFTERGLDATTVEDLVDSVEVSKSTFFRTFPVKEAAAVEAEAELWAALVAALEERALHGPVLAELQDVLCGAVTALGADWGERYVATRRLVLREPALLAHVAHHRAGAEQRIGDLLAERLGLPADDLRPRVLAELTGTGWSIAARDWVRSGGRGGLRTLLPGVERAFLAIPAGLELSAGT; translated from the coding sequence ATGGCTGCCCCCTCCCCCTCCTCCACTCCCACCCCCACCTCCGCCGACGACCGTTCGCTGCCGCTGCGGGAGCGGAAGAAGCTGCGGACCCGTCAGGCGCTCGCCGCCGCCGCGCTGCGGATGTTCACCGAGCGGGGCCTCGACGCGACCACGGTGGAGGATCTCGTCGACTCGGTGGAGGTGTCGAAGAGCACGTTCTTCCGCACCTTCCCGGTCAAGGAGGCGGCGGCCGTGGAGGCCGAGGCCGAGCTGTGGGCGGCCCTCGTGGCCGCGCTGGAGGAGCGCGCGCTGCACGGGCCCGTCCTCGCGGAACTCCAGGACGTGCTGTGCGGCGCCGTCACCGCCCTGGGGGCGGACTGGGGGGAGCGTTACGTCGCCACCCGGAGGCTCGTACTGAGGGAACCGGCGCTGCTGGCCCATGTGGCGCACCACCGCGCCGGGGCCGAGCAGCGGATCGGGGACCTGCTGGCGGAGCGGCTGGGACTGCCGGCGGACGACCTGCGGCCCCGGGTCCTCGCGGAGCTGACCGGCACCGGGTGGAGCATCGCGGCGCGCGACTGGGTCCGCTCGGGCGGCCGGGGCGGCCTGCGCACCCTGCTCCCGGGGGTGGAGCGCGCCTTCCTCGCCATCCCGGCGGGCCTGGAGCTCTCCGCCGGGACGTGA
- the efeB gene encoding iron uptake transporter deferrochelatase/peroxidase subunit codes for MSEETQEQTAAAGATAPSRRTVIGWGGAGLALGAAAAGGAVALTRDGDTPVPVADSGAAVPFHGEHQAGIATAVQDRLYFAAFDVTTKDRAELVQLLKDWTRAAERMTAGAEVGEGAYGGLPEAPPDDTGEALGLKPSRLTLTIGFGPSLFDGRFGLKDKRPGALVELPKFPGDNLDPARSGGDLCVQACADDPQVAVHAIRNLARIGFGKVAVRWSQLGFGKTSSTTPDAQTPRNLFGFKDGTRNIAGTETDRLAKHVWVSGKDAEGGAAWMDGGSYLVARRIRMNIETWDRTSLAEQEDVFGRDKREGAPMGKPKEHDAPFLKAMKPDSHVRLAHPDTNNGATILRRGYSFTDGTDGLGRLEAGLFFLAYQKDVRTGFIPVQTSLATDALNEYIQHVGSALFAIPSGVRNKDDWWGRGLFS; via the coding sequence ATGTCCGAGGAAACCCAGGAGCAGACCGCGGCCGCCGGGGCGACCGCGCCCTCCCGCCGTACGGTCATCGGCTGGGGCGGTGCCGGGCTCGCGCTCGGTGCCGCCGCGGCCGGCGGCGCCGTGGCGCTGACCCGGGACGGGGACACCCCCGTGCCGGTCGCGGACAGCGGCGCGGCCGTGCCGTTCCACGGCGAGCACCAGGCCGGCATCGCCACCGCCGTACAGGACCGGCTGTACTTCGCCGCCTTCGACGTGACGACGAAGGACCGCGCCGAGCTGGTCCAGCTCCTCAAGGACTGGACGCGGGCCGCCGAGCGCATGACGGCCGGCGCCGAGGTCGGCGAGGGCGCCTACGGCGGTCTGCCGGAGGCGCCGCCGGACGACACCGGCGAGGCCCTGGGCCTCAAGCCCTCCCGTCTCACCCTCACCATCGGCTTCGGCCCCTCGCTCTTCGACGGGCGTTTCGGGCTGAAGGACAAGCGGCCCGGGGCCCTGGTGGAGCTGCCCAAGTTCCCGGGCGACAACCTCGATCCGGCGCGCAGCGGCGGCGACCTCTGCGTCCAGGCCTGCGCCGACGACCCGCAGGTCGCCGTGCACGCCATCCGCAACCTGGCCAGGATCGGCTTCGGCAAGGTCGCGGTGCGCTGGTCGCAGCTGGGCTTCGGCAAGACGTCCTCGACGACCCCGGACGCCCAGACCCCGCGCAACCTCTTCGGCTTCAAGGACGGCACCCGCAACATCGCGGGCACCGAGACCGACCGGCTCGCGAAGCACGTCTGGGTCTCCGGCAAGGACGCCGAGGGCGGCGCCGCCTGGATGGACGGCGGCTCGTACCTCGTCGCCCGCCGCATCCGCATGAACATCGAGACCTGGGACCGTACGTCGCTGGCCGAGCAGGAGGACGTCTTCGGCCGCGACAAGCGCGAGGGCGCGCCCATGGGCAAGCCCAAGGAGCACGACGCGCCGTTCCTGAAGGCGATGAAGCCGGACTCGCACGTCCGGCTCGCCCACCCCGACACCAACAACGGGGCGACGATCCTGCGCCGCGGCTACTCCTTCACGGACGGCACGGACGGCCTCGGCCGGCTGGAGGCCGGCCTGTTCTTCCTGGCGTACCAGAAGGACGTCCGGACCGGCTTCATCCCGGTGCAGACCTCGCTGGCGACCGACGCCCTCAACGAATACATCCAGCACGTGGGTTCGGCGCTGTTCGCGATCCCGTCGGGCGTCCGGAACAAGGACGACTGGTGGGGCCGGGGGCTGTTCTCGTGA
- a CDS encoding Gfo/Idh/MocA family protein, giving the protein MTKTVRWGILATGGIAERFTADLLTLEDTEVVAVASRTEASAKAFADRFGIPRAYGDWAGLFGDEDVDVVYVATPHHAHREAAGRALEAGKAVLCEKALTLNAREAGELVGLARDRGLFLMEAMWMYCNPLVLRIAELVRDGAIGEVRTVQADFGLAGPFAADHRLRDPAVGGGALLDLGVYPVSFAQLLLGEPDTVHAHALLSPEGVDLNTGMLLGWDSGASALLSCSLVADTPLTASVTGSLGRIDIPRGFFYPERFTLRRNGHEPEEFVSGNDPHSLRHEATEVMRCLRAGETESPLVPLEGSLAVMRTLDAVRDRVGVRYPQETAAGRG; this is encoded by the coding sequence ATGACGAAGACGGTGCGCTGGGGAATCCTCGCCACGGGCGGCATCGCGGAGCGGTTCACGGCGGACCTGCTGACGCTGGAGGACACGGAGGTCGTCGCCGTGGCCTCCCGTACCGAAGCCTCGGCGAAGGCCTTCGCCGACCGGTTCGGCATACCGAGGGCGTATGGGGACTGGGCCGGGCTCTTCGGCGACGAGGACGTCGACGTCGTCTACGTGGCGACGCCCCACCACGCGCACCGGGAGGCGGCGGGCCGCGCCCTGGAGGCGGGCAAGGCCGTCCTCTGCGAGAAGGCCCTCACCCTCAACGCGCGCGAGGCGGGCGAACTCGTCGGCCTCGCCCGGGACCGCGGCCTCTTCCTGATGGAGGCCATGTGGATGTACTGCAACCCGCTGGTCCTGCGGATCGCGGAGCTGGTGCGCGACGGGGCGATCGGCGAGGTCAGGACCGTACAGGCCGATTTCGGGCTCGCCGGCCCGTTCGCCGCGGACCACCGGCTGCGGGACCCGGCCGTGGGCGGCGGGGCGCTGCTCGACCTCGGCGTGTACCCGGTGTCGTTCGCGCAGCTGCTCCTGGGCGAGCCGGACACCGTCCACGCGCACGCGCTCCTCTCTCCGGAGGGCGTCGACCTGAACACCGGGATGCTGCTCGGCTGGGACTCGGGAGCGTCGGCGCTGCTGTCCTGCTCGCTCGTCGCGGACACCCCGCTGACGGCCTCGGTGACCGGTTCGCTCGGCCGCATCGACATCCCGCGCGGCTTCTTCTACCCCGAGCGGTTCACCCTGCGCCGGAACGGCCACGAGCCGGAGGAGTTCGTGTCGGGGAACGACCCGCACTCCCTCCGGCACGAGGCCACCGAGGTGATGCGCTGCCTGCGGGCGGGCGAGACGGAGTCCCCGCTCGTCCCCCTCGAAGGCTCGCTGGCGGTGATGCGGACGCTCGACGCGGTACGGGACCGCGTCGGCGTCCGCTATCCGCAGGAGACGGCCGCCGGGCGGGGCTGA
- the efeU gene encoding iron uptake transporter permease EfeU, whose product MFGNYLIGLREGLEASLVVSILIAYLVKTGRRDALKPIWIGIGVAVGVALAFGAGLEFGSQELTFEAQELLGGSLSIVAVVLVTWMVFWMRRTARHLKTELHGKLDAALQMGTGALVATAFLAVGREGLETALFVWASVRASSDGTYAPLTGVLLGLLTAVLLGWLFYRGALKINLAKFFTWTGGMLVVVAAGVLAYGVHDLQEARFLGGLANKAFDISETIPPDEWLGTLLKGVFNFQPDPTVLQVTVWALYLVPTLALFLAPIGSGPSARVKKQKATDDKAEAGASAGRTA is encoded by the coding sequence GTGTTCGGTAACTATCTGATCGGCCTGCGCGAGGGCCTGGAAGCCAGCCTCGTCGTCAGCATCCTCATCGCCTATCTGGTGAAGACCGGCCGACGGGACGCCCTCAAGCCGATCTGGATCGGCATCGGCGTGGCCGTCGGTGTGGCCCTCGCCTTCGGCGCCGGCCTGGAGTTCGGCTCCCAGGAGCTGACCTTCGAGGCGCAGGAACTGCTCGGCGGCTCGCTGTCGATCGTCGCGGTGGTCCTGGTGACCTGGATGGTCTTCTGGATGCGGCGCACGGCCCGGCACCTCAAGACGGAGCTGCACGGCAAGCTGGACGCGGCCCTCCAGATGGGCACCGGCGCGCTGGTCGCCACCGCCTTCCTCGCGGTGGGCCGCGAGGGTCTGGAGACGGCGCTCTTCGTGTGGGCCTCGGTACGGGCCTCCTCCGACGGCACGTACGCGCCGCTGACCGGGGTCCTCCTCGGCCTGCTCACGGCGGTGCTGCTCGGCTGGCTGTTCTACCGGGGCGCGCTGAAGATCAACCTGGCGAAGTTCTTCACCTGGACCGGCGGGATGCTGGTCGTGGTGGCGGCGGGCGTGCTCGCGTACGGCGTCCACGACCTCCAGGAGGCCCGCTTCCTCGGCGGCCTCGCGAACAAGGCCTTCGACATCTCGGAGACGATCCCGCCGGACGAGTGGCTGGGCACGCTCCTCAAGGGCGTCTTCAACTTCCAGCCGGACCCGACGGTCCTTCAGGTCACGGTGTGGGCGCTGTATCTGGTCCCGACGCTCGCGCTCTTCCTGGCCCCGATAGGGTCGGGTCCGTCCGCGCGGGTGAAGAAGCAGAAGGCGACCGATGACAAGGCTGAGGCTGGGGCGAGCGCCGGCAGGACCGCTTGA